A genome region from Arachis duranensis cultivar V14167 chromosome 6, aradu.V14167.gnm2.J7QH, whole genome shotgun sequence includes the following:
- the LOC107495972 gene encoding uncharacterized protein LOC107495972 isoform X1, with amino-acid sequence MLVEAMETSIANGAASAVTNTASAAFTHHHNHHHHNLHHNNNNNQLHHQQSGFYGDSSEEELSVLPRHTKVVVTGNNRTKSVLVGLQGVVKKAVGLGGWHWLVLTNGIEVKLQRNALSVIEAPTGNEEDDDLEFENVQWNGSDMASDDTQKSHKSRHRTHRSLGSSHKTMSRSFSGDSQSKGSISMPHGGTKVDLSKLEMAALWRYWRHFNLVDAVPNPSKEQLVDVVQRHFMSQQMDELQVIMGFVQAAKRLKTVCK; translated from the exons ATGCTGGTAGAAGCAATGGAAACTTCAATAGCAAATGGTGCTGCTAGTGCTGTTACTAATACTGCTTCTGCTGCTTTCACTCATCACCATAATCACCACCACCATAATCTCcaccataataataataataatcagcTTCATCATCAGCAGAGTGGCTTCTACGGTGATAGCAGCGAAGAGGAACTATCGGTGCTTCCTCGCCACACCAAAGTCGTTGTAACTGGCAACAACCGCACCAAATCCGTGCTCGTTGGTCTTCAAGGCGTTGTTAAGAAAGCCGTTGGTTTAGGAGGATGGCACTGGCTG gtTCTTACAAATGGAATTGAAGTGAAGCTGCAAAGGAATGCACTTAGCGTGATTGAAGCTCCCACAGGAAATGAGGAAGATGACGACCTTGAATTTGAAAATGTGCAGTGGAATGGATCAGATATGG CATCAGATGACACTCAAAAGTCCCACAAATCGAGGCATAGAACGCATAGATCGTTGGGATCGTCTCACAAGACTATGAGCAGGTCCTTCTCCGGTGATTCACAATCTAAGGGGTCCATTTCAATGCCGCATGGAGGGACG AAGGTTGACCTGAGTAAATTGGAGATGGCTGCATTATGGAGATATTGGAGACACTTCAATCTG GTTGATGCAGTTCCAAACCCATCAAAAGAGCAGCTAGTGGATGTTGTTCAGAGGCATTTCATGTCACAG CAAATGGACGAATTGCAAGTGATTATGGGATTTGTCCAAGCTGCAAAGAGGCTTAAGACAGTGTGCAAATGA
- the LOC107495972 gene encoding uncharacterized protein LOC107495972 isoform X2: protein MLVEAMETSIANGAASAVTNTASAAFTHHHNHHHHNLHHNNNNNQLHHQQSGFYGDSSEEELSVLPRHTKVVVTGNNRTKSVLVGLQGVVKKAVGLGGWHWLVLTNGIEVKLQRNALSVIEAPTGNEEDDDLEFENVQWNGSDMASDDTQKSHKSRHRTHRSLGSSHKTMSRSFSGDSQSKGSISMPHGGTVDLSKLEMAALWRYWRHFNLVDAVPNPSKEQLVDVVQRHFMSQQMDELQVIMGFVQAAKRLKTVCK, encoded by the exons ATGCTGGTAGAAGCAATGGAAACTTCAATAGCAAATGGTGCTGCTAGTGCTGTTACTAATACTGCTTCTGCTGCTTTCACTCATCACCATAATCACCACCACCATAATCTCcaccataataataataataatcagcTTCATCATCAGCAGAGTGGCTTCTACGGTGATAGCAGCGAAGAGGAACTATCGGTGCTTCCTCGCCACACCAAAGTCGTTGTAACTGGCAACAACCGCACCAAATCCGTGCTCGTTGGTCTTCAAGGCGTTGTTAAGAAAGCCGTTGGTTTAGGAGGATGGCACTGGCTG gtTCTTACAAATGGAATTGAAGTGAAGCTGCAAAGGAATGCACTTAGCGTGATTGAAGCTCCCACAGGAAATGAGGAAGATGACGACCTTGAATTTGAAAATGTGCAGTGGAATGGATCAGATATGG CATCAGATGACACTCAAAAGTCCCACAAATCGAGGCATAGAACGCATAGATCGTTGGGATCGTCTCACAAGACTATGAGCAGGTCCTTCTCCGGTGATTCACAATCTAAGGGGTCCATTTCAATGCCGCATGGAGGGACG GTTGACCTGAGTAAATTGGAGATGGCTGCATTATGGAGATATTGGAGACACTTCAATCTG GTTGATGCAGTTCCAAACCCATCAAAAGAGCAGCTAGTGGATGTTGTTCAGAGGCATTTCATGTCACAG CAAATGGACGAATTGCAAGTGATTATGGGATTTGTCCAAGCTGCAAAGAGGCTTAAGACAGTGTGCAAATGA